A genomic window from Megalobrama amblycephala isolate DHTTF-2021 linkage group LG2, ASM1881202v1, whole genome shotgun sequence includes:
- the LOC125263423 gene encoding cytochrome c oxidase assembly protein COX14 homolog, with the protein MLSGKRIADVGYKIFSGSMMLLTVYGGFLCVMRAQRYMQKRKQLELAAQNESTASDTIKE; encoded by the coding sequence ATGCTCAGTGGGAAGCGAATCGCAGACGTGGGCTACAAGATCTTCTCGGGCTCCATGATGCTGTTGACGGTGTACGGCGGATTCCTGTGCGTCATGCGGGCTCAACGCTACATGCAGAAAAGGAAACAGCTAGAGCTGGCGGCACAGAACGAGAGCACGGCTTCAGACACCATTAAAGAATGA